The following are encoded in a window of Algiphilus aromaticivorans DG1253 genomic DNA:
- a CDS encoding diguanylate cyclase domain-containing protein → MDELSTDEGVPRPRILVVDDIHANRVAMRRLLAQVDAEIVEAASGAEALAACLETQFALILLDVQMPDMDGFEVAELLSGQGELSQTPVIFVTANYTAELDALQGYELGAVDYLTKPVNETVLLAKVRAFLELYRTRGRLQQLLGQMEAYNRRLQAEIAERKQAEARALHRAYHDPLTDLPNRARFYEQLETALAEDAAAVGLVFIDLDGFKALNDGHGHAAGDALLVAVAGRLLGAFRREDVVARLGGDEFAVLLAGLPADQPDLPRRLAETVIDKLSRPFALELAEGAMEARIGASVGVALGARDGGSADALVAAADAAMYRAKAAGKGRVMMAGDEAPRLPGQSVR, encoded by the coding sequence ATGGATGAGCTGAGCACGGACGAAGGGGTGCCGCGACCGCGCATCCTGGTCGTCGACGATATCCACGCCAATCGGGTCGCCATGCGCCGATTGCTGGCGCAGGTCGACGCCGAGATCGTCGAGGCCGCTTCCGGTGCCGAAGCGCTGGCGGCCTGCCTGGAGACGCAGTTCGCGCTGATCCTGCTCGACGTGCAGATGCCGGACATGGACGGCTTCGAGGTGGCCGAGCTGCTGTCCGGCCAGGGCGAGCTGTCGCAGACACCGGTGATCTTCGTCACGGCCAACTACACCGCCGAGCTGGACGCGCTGCAGGGCTACGAGCTGGGGGCGGTCGACTATCTCACCAAGCCGGTGAACGAGACCGTGCTACTGGCCAAGGTGCGCGCCTTCCTGGAACTCTACCGCACGCGCGGCCGGCTGCAGCAGCTGCTCGGTCAGATGGAGGCCTATAACCGGCGCCTGCAGGCGGAGATCGCCGAGCGCAAGCAGGCCGAGGCGCGCGCGTTGCATCGCGCCTATCACGATCCGCTGACCGATCTGCCCAATCGTGCGCGCTTCTACGAGCAGCTGGAAACAGCGCTGGCCGAGGATGCGGCCGCGGTAGGCCTCGTCTTCATCGATCTCGACGGCTTCAAGGCGCTCAACGACGGACACGGCCACGCTGCTGGCGATGCGCTGCTGGTGGCGGTGGCGGGCCGTCTTCTGGGCGCGTTCCGGCGCGAGGATGTGGTGGCACGCCTGGGAGGTGATGAGTTCGCGGTGCTGCTCGCCGGCCTGCCCGCCGATCAGCCCGATCTGCCGCGTCGGCTCGCCGAGACCGTCATCGACAAGCTGAGTCGGCCCTTCGCGCTGGAACTCGCCGAAGGCGCGATGGAGGCGCGGATCGGCGCAAGTGTCGGCGTGGCGCTCGGAGCCCGCGATGGTGGTAGCGCGGATGCCCTCGTCGCCGCCGCCGACGCGGCGATGTACCGCGCCAAGGCCGCCGGCAAGGGGCGCGTGATGATGGCGGGCGACGAGGCGCCGCGGCTGCCCGGTCAGTCGGTGCGGTAG
- a CDS encoding chemotaxis protein CheB, with translation MMHPEAAARALVIVGSSGAYAALADLLPQLAAPGDVAVILLLHLPERGMPEGFSSLDRLCAIPVGEAAERAPARGGMLHVAPPGYHLLVERDGCFSYSLHDRERYVRPAADVLLDSAADCWGPHLCACILSGANDDGAQGMRAVRDRGGFSLAQTPAEAQFPRMPRAAIDAGGVQQVATMQELRRELNQWMS, from the coding sequence ATGATGCATCCGGAAGCCGCTGCGCGGGCCCTGGTCATCGTCGGCTCGAGCGGCGCCTACGCGGCGCTCGCCGATCTGTTGCCCCAGCTGGCTGCGCCGGGTGACGTCGCCGTGATCCTGCTGCTGCACCTGCCGGAAAGAGGCATGCCCGAGGGTTTCTCCAGCCTTGACCGACTATGCGCGATCCCGGTCGGCGAGGCCGCCGAGCGCGCCCCGGCTCGCGGCGGCATGCTGCATGTGGCGCCACCCGGTTATCACTTGCTTGTCGAGCGTGATGGCTGTTTCTCCTATTCGCTGCACGATCGCGAGCGCTATGTGCGGCCCGCCGCCGATGTCTTACTGGACAGCGCGGCCGACTGCTGGGGGCCGCACCTCTGCGCCTGCATCCTCAGCGGCGCCAACGACGACGGAGCGCAGGGTATGCGCGCGGTGCGCGATCGAGGCGGCTTCAGTCTCGCGCAGACACCGGCCGAAGCGCAGTTTCCGAGGATGCCGCGCGCGGCCATTGACGCAGGCGGCGTCCAACAGGTCGCGACGATGCAGGAGCTGCGGAGGGAGCTGAATCAATGGATGAGCTGA
- a CDS encoding CheR family methyltransferase, producing the protein MAPEQEQAPAAEDIEVELFIEALRRAWGYDFSGYLRASLKRRILALVAKRDLSGISALIAQCLREPDTAADIVAALSVPHSSLFRDPDVFARLRTEVLPWLASHPSPTIWHAGCAAGEEAYSLAILLHEAGLLARSRIYATDINEAVLARAREGIFPLAQGRDFAEGYLAAGGAASFADYMLAQYGRIKLHDWLRAPMTFAVHNLATDEVFVEAQMVICRNVFIYFDSALRARAVRVFAESLVRGGYLLLGAREHVDAALMRRWFQPLGEGLYRRLAEDAE; encoded by the coding sequence GTGGCGCCAGAACAGGAGCAGGCGCCGGCGGCCGAGGATATAGAGGTCGAGCTCTTCATCGAGGCGCTCAGGCGGGCCTGGGGCTACGATTTTTCCGGTTATCTGCGCGCCAGCCTCAAGCGCCGGATCCTGGCGTTGGTGGCAAAGCGCGATCTTTCCGGCATCAGCGCGCTGATTGCGCAGTGCCTGCGCGAGCCCGACACCGCAGCCGACATCGTGGCGGCGCTGTCGGTGCCGCATTCCAGCCTCTTCCGCGACCCGGACGTCTTCGCGCGGCTTCGCACCGAAGTGCTGCCCTGGCTTGCCAGCCACCCGAGCCCGACGATCTGGCACGCCGGCTGCGCTGCCGGTGAGGAAGCCTACTCGCTCGCGATCCTGCTGCACGAGGCCGGGCTGCTCGCGCGTAGCCGGATCTACGCGACGGACATCAACGAGGCTGTTCTCGCCCGCGCCCGAGAGGGCATCTTTCCGCTCGCTCAGGGCCGTGATTTCGCCGAGGGGTATCTCGCCGCGGGCGGTGCAGCCAGTTTTGCCGACTACATGCTCGCCCAGTACGGGCGCATCAAGCTGCACGACTGGCTGCGCGCGCCGATGACCTTCGCTGTTCACAACCTGGCGACCGACGAAGTCTTCGTTGAGGCGCAGATGGTGATCTGCCGCAATGTCTTCATCTATTTCGACAGCGCGTTGCGCGCTCGTGCGGTGCGGGTCTTCGCCGAGTCGCTGGTGCGCGGCGGCTATCTGCTGCTGGGTGCGCGCGAGCATGTCGACGCTGCGCTGATGCGGCGCTGGTTCCAGCCGCTCGGCGAAGGCTTGTACCGACGCCTTGCCGAGGACGCGGAATGA